A single genomic interval of Koleobacter methoxysyntrophicus harbors:
- a CDS encoding tyrosine-type recombinase/integrase: MSVKNPEELEVNDIRKYLFFLLDQRACSHSYVNQAVSALKFLCGNVLKQNHLIINIPRPKKERKLPEVLSQNDIPRILQSVNNEKHRAILTLTYSAGLRISEVVHLKIEDIDGERMLIHVRQGKGRNARYTILSREALKVLRNYIKAYRPKTWLFPGGKEGKHLTERSVQKIFERALKKAGIKKDVSIHSLRHSFATHLLENGTDLRYIQELLGHKHSKTTEIYTHVSEKEMRRIQSPLDRLMQQGNNQD; the protein is encoded by the coding sequence TTGTCCGTAAAAAACCCTGAGGAATTAGAAGTAAATGATATACGAAAATACTTATTTTTCCTGCTGGATCAGAGAGCTTGCTCTCATTCATATGTTAACCAAGCTGTAAGTGCATTAAAATTTTTATGTGGAAATGTTTTGAAGCAGAATCATTTAATTATAAATATACCACGTCCGAAGAAAGAACGGAAATTACCCGAAGTTCTCAGCCAAAATGATATCCCTAGAATTCTCCAATCAGTAAATAATGAAAAACATCGTGCCATTTTGACCTTAACTTATTCTGCTGGTTTACGAATAAGCGAAGTAGTACATTTGAAAATTGAAGATATTGACGGTGAAAGAATGTTGATTCATGTAAGGCAGGGGAAAGGCAGGAATGCTCGTTACACAATACTTTCACGGGAGGCTTTAAAAGTTTTGCGGAACTATATTAAAGCATATCGTCCTAAAACCTGGCTTTTTCCAGGAGGAAAGGAGGGGAAACACCTAACCGAAAGATCGGTTCAGAAGATATTTGAAAGGGCTTTAAAAAAAGCAGGTATTAAAAAAGATGTATCAATACATTCGCTGCGACATTCTTTTGCTACACATTTATTGGAAAATGGAACTGACCTAAGGTATATTCAAGAATTACTGGGTCACAAACATTCTAAAACAACAGAGATTTATACTCATGTTAGTGAAAAAGAAATGAGGCGCATTCAGAGTCCATTGGATCGGTTAATGCAACAAGGTAATAATCAAGATTAG